Proteins encoded in a region of the Methanofollis tationis genome:
- a CDS encoding sensor histidine kinase — protein MKQFSREIGKGRSFNAHLMIYVILIIVFVIAILSSYSYFEARNEIVEKNDLLQEQTGKSITEWMILVDAGLEMYDDTFNARMRTGFEEFLRAYEEAGNDPAQMDLERLKEDLGGTMDLYIIDQDGVIKYSTVKHEIGVDFSGIPDFFAYITQIREGDSFSADRVVRERTSGVIRKYAYMPTPDHRYLLELGLIPELLENRKLGLSYIQTAENLKTLNQDLLSIRIYDIFGHIVGNKSYVGDDLQKERISSVIEERQGAVYADLVNRTETHYLFVDLRDPAYASDLSMVIELTYTTASLDQKLTSLLFSHIMIALLAVLLSGLLVFVGICHVSRPISEVVEDIDRIAQGDLDHRIRHTQGLEFSRLENSINAMVVALKTSLGRAQESERALREYNENLEAIITERTAELKASNEEANLYIDIMSHDINNTNTIGLGYLQMIMDHLDGRERDLAECVRNSILRSSQIIQNVSTIRTIHMQNLPLEPVDLNLVIRAEIAGNHPGDIHYEGDPVLVCADSLLPEVFSNLIGNAFKFMGGKGEVTIRVEEGEDEVLVSVEDTGPGIPDDMKEAVFGRFKRGSKNVSGKGLGLYIVRSLVEHYGGRVWVEDRVVGVSGAGAAVRFTLKRPPCQEP, from the coding sequence ATGAAGCAATTTTCACGTGAAATTGGTAAGGGGCGTTCGTTCAACGCGCACCTGATGATCTATGTCATCCTGATCATTGTTTTTGTCATCGCTATTTTATCCTCGTATTCGTATTTTGAGGCAAGAAACGAGATCGTCGAGAAGAACGACCTATTACAGGAGCAAACCGGAAAAAGCATCACCGAATGGATGATCCTCGTCGACGCTGGTCTGGAGATGTATGACGACACCTTCAACGCCCGCATGCGGACCGGGTTTGAGGAGTTTTTGCGGGCGTACGAAGAGGCGGGCAATGACCCCGCACAGATGGACCTCGAACGCCTCAAAGAGGACCTCGGCGGCACGATGGACCTCTACATCATCGATCAGGACGGGGTCATCAAGTATAGCACCGTCAAGCACGAGATCGGGGTCGACTTCAGCGGCATCCCGGATTTCTTTGCCTATATAACACAGATCCGTGAAGGCGATTCGTTCTCGGCCGATCGTGTGGTGCGCGAGAGGACGTCAGGGGTGATCAGAAAGTACGCCTATATGCCGACGCCCGATCACCGCTACCTCCTGGAGCTTGGTCTCATCCCCGAATTGCTCGAAAACAGGAAACTCGGTCTTTCCTATATCCAGACTGCTGAAAACCTCAAAACGCTCAATCAGGACCTCCTGAGCATACGCATCTATGATATTTTCGGGCATATTGTCGGGAATAAGAGTTATGTGGGGGACGACCTCCAGAAAGAACGGATCTCCTCGGTGATCGAGGAGCGGCAGGGGGCGGTGTACGCGGACCTGGTGAACCGCACCGAGACCCATTACCTCTTTGTGGACCTGCGGGACCCGGCCTATGCATCTGATCTGTCCATGGTGATCGAGCTCACCTATACTACCGCATCCCTCGACCAGAAACTTACGTCCCTCTTATTCTCGCACATCATGATCGCCCTCCTTGCGGTGCTCCTCAGCGGCTTGCTCGTTTTTGTGGGCATCTGCCACGTCTCCCGGCCAATCTCCGAGGTCGTCGAGGACATCGACCGGATCGCTCAGGGCGACCTCGACCACCGGATCAGGCATACGCAGGGTCTCGAGTTCTCCCGCCTGGAAAACAGCATCAATGCGATGGTTGTTGCTCTCAAGACGAGCCTCGGGCGCGCGCAGGAGTCTGAACGGGCGCTCCGCGAGTACAACGAAAACCTCGAGGCGATCATCACAGAGCGGACGGCCGAGTTGAAAGCCTCGAACGAAGAGGCGAACCTCTACATCGACATCATGTCCCATGACATCAACAACACCAACACCATCGGCCTCGGCTATCTCCAGATGATTATGGACCATCTCGACGGGCGGGAAAGAGACCTGGCCGAGTGCGTCAGAAACAGCATCTTAAGGAGTTCGCAGATCATCCAGAACGTCTCCACCATCAGGACGATCCATATGCAAAACCTCCCGCTCGAACCGGTCGATCTGAACCTGGTGATCAGGGCGGAGATCGCCGGGAATCACCCTGGCGATATCCATTACGAGGGCGACCCGGTCCTGGTCTGTGCAGACTCCCTTCTTCCCGAGGTCTTCTCCAACCTGATCGGAAACGCCTTCAAGTTCATGGGAGGAAAAGGCGAGGTGACCATCAGGGTCGAAGAGGGAGAGGACGAGGTGCTGGTCTCGGTGGAGGACACAGGGCCGGGCATACCCGACGATATGAAGGAAGCGGTATTCGGTCGTTTCAAGCGGGGATCTAAAAACGTCAGCGGTAAAGGGCTTGGCCTCTATATCGTCCGCTCTCTTGTAGAGCATTATGGTGGGAGGGTCTGGGTGGAAGACCGTGTGGTCGGTGTCTCCGGGGCAGGAGCGGCGGTCAGGTTCACCCTGAAACGCCCTCCCTGCCAGGAGCCCTGA
- a CDS encoding cation:proton antiporter: MDPILQVVLILAAAKIAGEAVERAGFPALIGEIGAGIVLGPSLFGLVAYDGTLAFLADVGIIALLFISGIQMNIRSFVASERSAAATALMGIIVPFLMGAGVGVVAGFSLLETLFIGVALSVTSIGVSVRALVDLRKMNTPSGTTIVGAAVIDDIIGILLLAVLTAVAAGSGSSALYTITAGGAFLAVSLILGRRLLPAVMRRARATHTHEMPYTSTSLILETPNPPLPPEARPKSKDLYRLQASPHAFT, encoded by the coding sequence ATGGACCCGATCCTGCAGGTCGTCCTGATCCTGGCCGCCGCGAAGATCGCCGGGGAGGCCGTTGAACGGGCCGGCTTTCCCGCCCTTATCGGCGAGATCGGTGCCGGCATCGTCCTCGGACCGTCCCTCTTCGGGCTGGTCGCCTATGACGGCACGCTGGCGTTTCTTGCAGATGTCGGGATCATCGCCCTGCTCTTCATCAGCGGGATCCAGATGAACATCAGGTCGTTTGTCGCTTCAGAACGTTCGGCGGCTGCGACGGCGCTTATGGGTATCATTGTCCCTTTTCTGATGGGCGCCGGCGTCGGCGTCGTGGCTGGTTTTTCCCTTCTTGAAACGCTCTTTATAGGTGTCGCCCTCTCTGTCACCTCCATCGGGGTCTCGGTGCGGGCGCTCGTCGACCTGCGAAAGATGAACACGCCGTCAGGGACAACCATTGTCGGGGCGGCAGTGATCGACGACATCATCGGCATCCTCCTGCTGGCTGTGCTCACGGCTGTTGCGGCCGGGAGCGGGAGCTCGGCGCTCTACACCATCACGGCCGGGGGAGCGTTCCTTGCGGTAAGCCTGATCCTGGGGCGCCGTTTGCTGCCCGCCGTGATGAGGCGCGCCCGCGCCACCCACACCCACGAGATGCCGTACACCAGTACTTCGCTAATTTTAGAAACCCCAAATCCCCCTCTACCGCCCGAAGCCCGCCCAAAATCGAAAGATCTATATAGATTGCAGGCTTCCCCTCATGCCTTTACCTAA
- a CDS encoding ISH3 family transposase encodes MPLPKSRVTCRKSNILKPKDCCAPVVSALDQHLTIPIQGKLTQTDLISSLVGMAVMNQSVHSITHILDRVPCETSVRYHLKKLDMADLEQNNTSILTTHMHHVLKPGYAYQFAIDFTNDPYYGSTDEENEAYIVRSKRKKSTNEFYSYITLYVTTRNRQMTLAVFPVRRDTSKVGYIAQCLDRITELGLRIEVLCLDREFYTRKVLGFLMDVQVPFIVPVRKHGKRMKQVLQGTHSRYAEYRMHGKPVLVLTIAIAVKYAKGKRGKRGVENLGYVVGNLRWNPHRVHQTYRSRFSIESSYRMRNQVKPRTSTKNPVIRYLYAIISFLLKNIWIDILWKHFSPVKQGPQTIEVRGFRFSSFMCIIWEAIRTSMRGARAIPVLRYPV; translated from the coding sequence ATGCCTTTACCTAAATCGAGGGTGACCTGCAGAAAGAGCAACATTCTGAAACCTAAAGACTGTTGCGCCCCTGTTGTTTCGGCACTGGATCAGCATCTAACCATTCCCATTCAGGGAAAACTCACTCAAACGGACTTGATTTCTTCTCTGGTCGGCATGGCTGTAATGAATCAGTCAGTTCACTCAATCACCCACATCCTGGATCGGGTACCGTGCGAAACGTCCGTTCGCTACCACCTCAAAAAGCTCGATATGGCCGATTTGGAACAGAATAACACCTCGATCCTCACCACCCATATGCACCACGTCCTCAAACCTGGGTACGCCTATCAGTTTGCGATTGACTTTACCAACGATCCGTACTACGGGTCAACCGATGAGGAGAATGAGGCCTATATCGTGCGAAGTAAGCGTAAAAAGTCAACAAATGAGTTTTATTCCTACATCACTCTGTATGTGACCACCAGGAACCGGCAGATGACGCTGGCCGTGTTCCCGGTGCGCCGGGATACCTCGAAGGTCGGATACATCGCGCAATGTCTCGATCGGATCACTGAACTCGGTCTTCGCATCGAAGTTCTCTGCCTGGATCGGGAGTTCTACACCCGGAAGGTGCTCGGGTTTCTGATGGACGTCCAGGTGCCGTTCATCGTTCCTGTCAGGAAACACGGGAAAAGGATGAAACAAGTCCTCCAGGGAACCCACTCCCGGTATGCTGAATATCGGATGCACGGAAAACCGGTGCTGGTCCTGACGATTGCGATTGCCGTGAAGTATGCAAAAGGAAAACGGGGTAAGCGCGGCGTTGAGAATCTGGGTTACGTCGTGGGAAACCTCCGGTGGAATCCCCATCGGGTCCATCAGACCTATCGGTCCAGGTTCTCGATTGAATCGTCCTATCGGATGCGCAACCAGGTGAAACCCCGTACGAGCACAAAAAACCCGGTCATCCGGTATCTCTACGCCATAATATCGTTCCTCCTCAAGAATATCTGGATCGATATACTCTGGAAGCACTTTTCCCCCGTGAAACAGGGACCACAAACCATTGAGGTGCGCGGCTTCCGGTTCAGCTCCTTCATGTGCATAATCTGGGAGGCGATCCGCACATCGATGAGGGGTGCCAGAGCCATTCCTGTGTTAAGGTATCCTGTTTAG
- a CDS encoding threonine--tRNA ligase, whose protein sequence is MRLLLIHSDHIDYQAQKKTPVAEEGAVLQDELDEALVAFCAVESADEEDIDDVVDRTVAEVLKTAGELKTDRVLVYPYAHLSSDLAAPEAAKKALRAIEEGLNAAGGLTVRRAPFGWYKAFTLSCKGHPLSELSRTIVPGGEEEAAKPAKKTVTHTFFVLTPEGERKEAEACADDSPFGSLIKKELGLPVQAGGEPIHVDLMRSKEFVDYEPASDIGHLRWMPRGRLVRDLLGDYVLGLVLNYGGMPVETPVMYDLDDPAISEHAAKFGERQYRFKSGNRNMMLRFAACFGMFSFMRDMHISPNTLPMKMYELSTYSFRHEQSGEVIGLKRLRAFTMPDMHTLCKDMDNALRCFEEQLRMGWQSGVDLGTPLVGAFRCTQDFWEQYEDWVKAIVRESGVPMLIEILSDRVHYWIAKVDLAAIDGQGRPIENPTVQIDVESSLRFDISYHLDGEEVHPPILHCSPTGSIERVICAMLENTAYQSVPRLPTWLSPTQVRFVPVSERHAPYAIDLCARMNAAGVRADVDDRDESVNKKIREAGTEWVPYVAVIGDREMDEGKLTVTIRSLSDPKKPHKEEMTFDALVAAVKEECAGKPFRPMYTAKHLSVRPRFL, encoded by the coding sequence ATGCGGCTTCTCTTAATTCATTCAGATCATATCGACTATCAGGCACAGAAGAAGACGCCGGTCGCCGAGGAGGGCGCCGTCCTCCAGGACGAGCTCGACGAAGCGCTCGTCGCCTTCTGCGCCGTTGAATCGGCCGACGAAGAAGATATCGACGATGTCGTGGACCGGACTGTGGCCGAGGTCCTCAAGACCGCCGGCGAACTGAAGACCGACCGGGTGCTCGTCTACCCGTACGCCCACCTCAGTTCCGACCTCGCCGCACCCGAGGCCGCCAAAAAGGCGCTCAGGGCCATCGAGGAAGGGCTCAATGCGGCTGGAGGGCTGACCGTCCGGCGGGCTCCGTTCGGCTGGTACAAGGCCTTCACCCTCTCGTGCAAGGGCCATCCCCTCTCCGAACTCTCCCGCACCATCGTGCCGGGCGGCGAGGAAGAGGCGGCGAAGCCTGCCAAAAAGACCGTCACCCACACCTTCTTTGTCCTCACCCCGGAGGGCGAACGGAAAGAAGCCGAGGCATGCGCCGACGACTCACCCTTCGGCTCGCTCATCAAGAAGGAGCTCGGCCTCCCAGTTCAGGCCGGCGGCGAACCAATCCACGTGGACCTGATGCGCTCCAAGGAGTTCGTCGACTACGAGCCCGCCTCCGATATCGGCCACCTCCGCTGGATGCCCAGGGGCAGGCTCGTGCGCGACCTGCTCGGGGATTACGTCCTGGGGCTCGTCCTCAACTACGGCGGCATGCCGGTCGAGACTCCGGTGATGTACGACCTCGACGACCCGGCGATCTCCGAGCACGCCGCCAAGTTCGGGGAGCGGCAGTACCGCTTCAAGAGCGGGAACCGGAACATGATGCTGCGGTTTGCGGCGTGCTTCGGCATGTTCTCCTTCATGCGGGACATGCACATCTCGCCCAACACCCTGCCGATGAAGATGTATGAGCTCTCGACCTACTCGTTCAGGCACGAGCAGTCTGGCGAGGTGATCGGGCTCAAGCGTCTCCGCGCCTTTACGATGCCTGATATGCACACCCTCTGCAAGGATATGGACAACGCCCTCCGCTGCTTTGAGGAGCAGCTCAGGATGGGCTGGCAGAGCGGCGTCGATCTCGGCACGCCTCTGGTCGGAGCGTTCCGCTGCACCCAGGACTTCTGGGAGCAGTACGAGGACTGGGTGAAGGCGATCGTCCGCGAGTCGGGCGTGCCCATGCTCATCGAGATCCTCTCGGATCGCGTCCACTACTGGATCGCAAAGGTGGACCTTGCCGCCATCGACGGACAGGGCCGGCCGATCGAGAACCCGACCGTCCAGATCGACGTTGAGAGTTCCCTCCGGTTCGATATCTCGTATCACCTGGACGGCGAGGAGGTCCACCCGCCGATCCTCCACTGCTCCCCCACCGGCTCGATCGAGCGGGTGATCTGCGCCATGCTGGAGAACACCGCCTACCAGTCGGTGCCCCGCCTCCCGACCTGGCTCTCGCCGACGCAGGTGCGGTTTGTCCCGGTCTCAGAGCGCCACGCTCCCTATGCGATCGACCTCTGCGCCCGGATGAACGCCGCCGGCGTCAGGGCCGACGTGGACGACCGCGACGAGTCGGTGAACAAGAAGATCCGCGAGGCCGGGACCGAGTGGGTGCCCTATGTGGCTGTCATCGGCGACCGCGAGATGGACGAGGGGAAGCTGACCGTCACCATCCGCAGCCTCTCTGATCCAAAAAAGCCGCACAAGGAGGAGATGACCTTCGACGCACTCGTCGCCGCCGTGAAGGAGGAGTGCGCGGGCAAGCCCTTCCGCCCGATGTACACCGCAAAGCACCTTTCGGTGCGGCCGCGGTTCCTGTAA
- a CDS encoding PKD domain-containing protein yields the protein MKIKDLVPFIGTLFLCALMVQGALAVAVGDGADAENITITILPALAEVGPGETADYDLVLDYLPAGIAGYNISVGLTDGSVGEIVAVTFPLWAGLKSNGTLPADEVWCTAVDLAGGAGTENITLMTLTLRGDAAGSTGVVVLEGVVEDRNGGLPSLLDVAPATFAVGEAVNGAVNFTADVTWGTAPLTVQFTDTSTVEDVTSWFWDFGDGFMSTRQHPLYTFHDTGSFTVTLTLTDARNVTWTEAKEGFITILDGTVREADFIANVTEGPAPLAVQFTDTGTIENVTAWSWEFGDGGTSDEQNPVWVYMAPGRYNVSLMVTDVWNATFWEEKPGYITVNASEEYADFTANVTAGEAPLTVQFTDTSTVRNITSWFWEFGDGNTSEEQHPVHIYAANGTYDVGLTINREWDSYYEARSGYIMVGMG from the coding sequence ATGAAAATCAAAGATCTGGTGCCCTTTATCGGCACCCTATTCCTCTGCGCCCTCATGGTGCAGGGGGCCCTGGCCGTTGCGGTCGGGGACGGAGCGGATGCAGAGAACATCACCATCACAATCCTGCCTGCCCTGGCTGAGGTCGGTCCGGGGGAGACGGCCGATTATGATCTGGTCCTGGATTACCTCCCGGCCGGCATTGCAGGCTACAATATCTCGGTCGGCCTGACCGACGGATCGGTCGGTGAGATCGTCGCCGTGACTTTCCCCCTATGGGCCGGGCTGAAGAGCAACGGCACCCTGCCGGCAGATGAGGTCTGGTGCACGGCGGTGGACCTCGCCGGCGGCGCCGGAACCGAGAATATCACGCTCATGACCCTCACCCTCCGCGGCGATGCCGCCGGGTCGACTGGCGTTGTCGTGCTGGAAGGGGTGGTTGAGGACCGGAACGGGGGCTTGCCCTCTCTCCTGGACGTCGCACCGGCGACCTTCGCGGTGGGGGAGGCCGTGAACGGGGCGGTCAACTTCACCGCCGACGTGACCTGGGGCACCGCACCGCTCACCGTGCAGTTCACCGACACCAGCACGGTTGAGGACGTCACCTCCTGGTTCTGGGACTTCGGCGACGGGTTCATGTCGACGCGGCAGCACCCGCTCTACACCTTCCACGATACCGGTTCCTTCACCGTCACCCTCACCCTGACCGACGCCCGAAATGTCACCTGGACCGAGGCGAAAGAGGGCTTCATCACCATTCTCGATGGGACCGTGAGAGAGGCCGACTTTATTGCCAATGTCACAGAGGGACCGGCGCCGCTGGCCGTGCAGTTCACCGACACCGGGACGATCGAGAATGTCACCGCATGGTCCTGGGAGTTCGGGGACGGCGGCACCTCGGATGAGCAAAACCCGGTATGGGTATATATGGCACCGGGCCGGTACAATGTCTCACTCATGGTGACCGATGTCTGGAATGCCACGTTTTGGGAGGAAAAGCCCGGATACATCACCGTCAATGCGTCAGAAGAGTACGCCGATTTCACCGCAAATGTAACCGCGGGCGAGGCGCCGCTTACCGTGCAGTTCACCGATACGAGCACGGTGCGGAACATCACCTCATGGTTCTGGGAGTTCGGCGACGGGAACACCTCTGAGGAGCAGCACCCGGTCCATATCTACGCCGCAAACGGCACCTATGACGTCGGGCTCACGATCAACCGGGAGTGGGACTCATATTACGAGGCGCGCTCCGGTTACATCATGGTCGGCATGGGCTGA
- a CDS encoding PKD domain-containing protein, with the protein MLQICLMGGMRRAALVLMVILFTAVGCAAGVSAGQYENPDTAGEVSAAEIMGSGPAAFKGALTDYEEKVSTDLVLLMRGAYVSGPEGIAIGDLADASYSRSIPASSVMTDESGKTKVYVYVQVVPPASTTVIDAYAVEVTDRDEEAHLAVAWVEADRIADLAAQPEIGSVEIVYPPVVYSSVAPRVGSVECEADTILRAKQLREKTGYAGAGMKVGILSDSADQWQEAAAKGDLPANVHILADYNGDDEGTAMLEIVHDLAPEAELYFHTAYPNAVTFTTGITALADAGCQVICDDIGWLTEPFFEDGYVASHVRNLLEKRDLIYVSAAGNDAGGIHYQGAFQNNGNNWHSFAAGSNLLLTQINPASGGQSNSFMIVLQWDDIWGKSSNDYDLYLVGEDEGRYYEIMNSSKVQDGDDQPMEIIQGSYRGTEVSQVYLAVKASDGAAPRNLEIFIFSGGKFNDPVASDEDTIFGHPAVPGVVCVGAIKASDPGNDTIEPFSSRGRVTISNPAPEVRDKPDICGIDGVRVTGAGGFSSTFYGTSAAAPTVASVTALVWGLDPGQSSDTIKEALYAGAVDLGEAGWDPVFGYGRADAMAVTPLSANFTASPLSGPAPLSVRFTDLSTGTITAWGWDFGDGAASGEQHPEHIYAAEGLYTVSLMVSDGQGNSDTLVMTDHINVSAAQIENVTADFTADVTSGQAPLTVRFTDRSTGPVTAWGWVFGDGSISNEQHPEHTYLQAGIYTVSLTVTGDGKSDTLTREGYISVQSDGEVDANLTFVPAGATLAPGTETAFAILMDRAAAGISGYTITLSLDDPAIGEITAVSFPAWAGLKSNGTLPADSVWIRAVDLEGNAGTGNIMLCTVTVRGDTEGTTTLSILDNATIEDREGGIYKLATVPATLTVGAAAVLPFPKPDGTAYPAPTDPDGDGLYEDVDGNGRIGFNDVVVYYTNLQFVEDNQPLEAFDYDRNGRIGFNDVIVLYGMVP; encoded by the coding sequence ATGCTACAGATATGTCTGATGGGGGGTATGAGGAGAGCGGCGCTCGTCCTCATGGTGATTCTTTTCACCGCGGTTGGTTGTGCGGCCGGCGTCTCTGCAGGGCAGTACGAAAACCCGGACACTGCCGGGGAAGTATCGGCCGCAGAGATCATGGGGTCCGGGCCGGCGGCGTTCAAAGGGGCGCTGACCGACTATGAAGAGAAGGTATCGACCGATCTGGTCCTGCTCATGAGGGGAGCGTATGTCTCAGGCCCCGAGGGGATCGCGATCGGGGATCTGGCGGACGCGTCGTACAGCCGCAGCATACCGGCGTCGTCGGTCATGACCGATGAGAGCGGGAAGACGAAGGTCTACGTCTATGTGCAGGTCGTGCCGCCGGCGTCGACGACGGTGATCGACGCCTACGCCGTGGAAGTGACCGACCGCGACGAGGAGGCGCACCTGGCGGTCGCATGGGTGGAAGCGGACCGTATCGCCGATCTTGCGGCGCAGCCCGAGATCGGATCGGTGGAGATCGTCTACCCACCGGTCGTCTACAGCAGCGTTGCGCCGAGGGTCGGATCGGTCGAGTGCGAGGCCGACACCATTCTCAGGGCAAAACAGTTACGCGAAAAAACCGGCTACGCGGGTGCCGGGATGAAGGTGGGGATCCTCTCGGACAGTGCCGACCAGTGGCAGGAGGCCGCCGCAAAGGGGGACCTGCCCGCGAACGTGCATATCCTTGCCGACTATAACGGGGACGACGAAGGCACGGCGATGCTCGAGATCGTCCACGACCTGGCCCCTGAGGCCGAACTCTACTTCCACACCGCCTATCCCAACGCCGTCACCTTCACGACCGGGATCACCGCCCTCGCCGATGCGGGCTGCCAGGTGATCTGCGACGATATCGGCTGGCTGACCGAGCCCTTCTTTGAGGACGGGTATGTCGCCTCGCATGTACGGAACCTGCTGGAGAAAAGGGACCTGATCTACGTCTCGGCGGCAGGCAACGATGCCGGCGGCATCCACTACCAGGGGGCGTTCCAGAACAACGGCAACAACTGGCACTCCTTTGCCGCCGGGAGTAATCTCCTGCTCACCCAGATCAATCCGGCATCGGGGGGGCAGTCAAACTCCTTCATGATCGTCCTCCAGTGGGACGATATCTGGGGAAAGTCGTCAAATGATTACGATCTCTATCTGGTGGGAGAGGACGAGGGCAGGTATTATGAGATCATGAACAGCTCGAAGGTGCAGGACGGCGACGACCAGCCGATGGAGATCATCCAGGGGTCATACAGGGGCACGGAAGTCTCGCAGGTGTACCTGGCGGTTAAGGCTTCAGACGGCGCCGCGCCGCGGAACCTTGAGATCTTCATCTTCAGCGGCGGGAAATTCAACGACCCGGTCGCCTCGGACGAGGACACGATCTTCGGCCACCCTGCGGTTCCAGGTGTGGTGTGTGTCGGGGCGATCAAAGCCTCAGATCCGGGCAACGACACGATCGAGCCGTTTTCCTCGCGCGGGAGGGTGACCATCTCCAACCCTGCGCCTGAGGTGAGAGACAAGCCCGACATCTGCGGCATCGACGGGGTGCGCGTCACCGGTGCGGGCGGGTTCTCGAGCACATTTTACGGCACCAGCGCCGCAGCCCCGACTGTAGCCAGCGTGACCGCACTGGTCTGGGGGCTTGATCCCGGGCAATCGTCCGATACGATCAAGGAGGCGCTCTACGCCGGGGCTGTCGACCTCGGCGAGGCCGGATGGGATCCTGTCTTCGGCTATGGACGGGCCGACGCCATGGCAGTGACGCCTCTTTCGGCTAACTTCACCGCCTCTCCTCTCTCCGGCCCTGCGCCGTTGAGCGTCAGGTTCACCGATCTTTCCACGGGAACGATTACGGCGTGGGGATGGGACTTCGGCGACGGCGCGGCCTCGGGTGAACAGCATCCCGAACACATCTACGCGGCCGAGGGGCTCTATACCGTCAGCCTCATGGTTTCCGACGGGCAGGGCAACAGCGACACCCTTGTGATGACCGACCACATCAACGTCTCTGCTGCCCAGATAGAGAACGTCACCGCAGACTTTACGGCCGACGTCACCTCGGGCCAGGCCCCGCTGACCGTCCGGTTCACCGATCGCTCGACCGGGCCTGTTACGGCGTGGGGATGGGTCTTCGGCGACGGCAGCATCTCGAATGAACAGCACCCCGAGCATACCTACCTGCAGGCAGGCATCTACACCGTCTCACTGACGGTCACCGGCGACGGCAAGAGCGATACGCTCACCCGCGAGGGCTACATCTCGGTGCAGTCCGACGGTGAGGTCGATGCGAACCTGACCTTCGTCCCCGCAGGGGCAACGCTTGCACCCGGCACGGAAACCGCGTTCGCCATTCTCATGGACAGGGCAGCGGCTGGCATATCTGGCTACACGATCACCCTATCCCTCGACGACCCGGCGATCGGCGAGATCACCGCCGTTTCATTCCCTGCATGGGCCGGGCTGAAGAGCAACGGCACCCTTCCCGCAGACTCCGTCTGGATCCGGGCGGTCGATCTCGAAGGGAATGCCGGGACCGGGAACATCATGCTCTGCACCGTCACGGTGCGGGGCGACACCGAAGGGACGACGACGCTCTCGATCCTGGACAACGCAACCATCGAGGATAGGGAGGGCGGCATCTACAAACTGGCCACCGTGCCGGCGACCCTGACCGTCGGGGCTGCGGCGGTCCTTCCCTTCCCGAAGCCCGACGGCACCGCCTATCCCGCCCCCACCGATCCGGACGGCGACGGCCTGTACGAGGACGTCGACGGCAACGGCCGGATCGGGTTCAACGATGTGGTAGTATATTACACGAACCTGCAGTTCGTTGAGGATAACCAGCCGCTGGAAGCGTTTGACTATGACAGGAACGGCCGGATCGGGTTCAACGATGTGATCGTCCTGTATGGTATGGTGCCCTGA
- the dcd gene encoding dCTP deaminase, with product MILVDWQIEDRIRRGQIGIDPFDPGLIQPNSLDIRLGDHFVWYEPCDDVIDPYDRASVASRVQETRTDSIVMAPGAFMLAETFEAVTLPDNIVASIEGKSSIARLGIELHQTGGWIDAGFRGSITLEMCNVNQRPVRMYAGMPIGQLVFYTTERADHPYNLKKDAKYMDQRQATLSRYHENPREI from the coding sequence ATGATTCTTGTCGACTGGCAGATCGAGGACCGGATCAGGAGGGGGCAGATCGGCATCGATCCCTTCGATCCTGGTCTTATCCAGCCCAACTCGCTGGATATCAGGCTCGGGGACCATTTTGTCTGGTACGAACCCTGCGACGATGTGATCGACCCGTACGACCGGGCGAGCGTCGCCTCCCGCGTGCAGGAGACCCGCACCGACTCGATCGTCATGGCGCCCGGTGCCTTTATGCTCGCCGAGACCTTTGAAGCGGTCACGCTCCCCGACAATATCGTGGCGAGCATCGAAGGGAAGAGTTCCATCGCCCGCCTCGGGATCGAACTCCACCAGACCGGCGGCTGGATCGACGCCGGGTTCCGCGGTTCCATCACCCTCGAGATGTGCAACGTGAACCAGCGCCCTGTGCGCATGTATGCCGGGATGCCGATCGGTCAGCTGGTCTTCTACACGACCGAGCGCGCCGATCATCCGTATAATCTCAAGAAAGACGCGAAATATATGGATCAGCGCCAGGCGACCCTCTCGCGTTACCACGAGAATCCACGCGAGATTTGA
- a CDS encoding cation:proton antiporter domain-containing protein, translating to MREVLYTAAIAIALFMAYLSHLAGLHYAVGAFLAGLLLGDQIRDDRTLFEGIADFSFGFFVTFFFASIGLLAAITLDILLSPFVLLLILVGSVSDLL from the coding sequence ATTAGAGAAGTACTGTACACGGCGGCGATCGCCATTGCCCTCTTCATGGCGTACCTCTCCCATCTTGCCGGCCTTCACTACGCGGTGGGCGCCTTCCTTGCCGGACTGCTCCTCGGGGACCAGATCAGGGACGACCGCACCCTTTTCGAAGGAATAGCAGATTTTTCGTTCGGTTTCTTCGTGACCTTTTTCTTCGCCTCGATCGGGCTGCTCGCCGCGATCACGCTCGATATCCTCCTCTCCCCCTTTGTTCTCCTCCTGATCCTCGTCGGTAGTGTTTCAGATCTTCTGTAA